The DNA segment CATATATTTTAGCTCGTTGAATTACAATCGAATTATTTCtgcattaaaaagtttttaattcattttttagcTGCCAAGAATTGCGTTACTTACTTGGGAAATTGATAATATGTTTTGATATATAATCCATCGTCGACATCCTCTCGCACATGAGATCGCACACAGTTCAGTGTTTGATTAGCTTGCGTCGTTGTTCGATAATGtgaataccaaataccaaacatttttttttacatcaAAGAATTCTTTGTGGGGTATGTGTTTTGGACATAGCTCAAGTTTCCTAAAGCCAAAACTTAGTCCAGCAAGCAGGAAAATACCAATTATTCTGCATAATATgtgtacaaataaataactaaaaaattGTAGTAAAATACTTCGACTTACAATCTCAATCCCATCATAACGTCGACTATAGATTGCCTTAGAGGTTGCACAGCTCAAAATGAATTCTTTACACTTGAGCGAATTAATAGCGttatattaattacattaatgaaagaaagagtattattttctaaaattacaAGTCAACTTTAAATCAGATGAAAGtaatatacctaaataaaaatgaaacaaattaaaataaaataagataaaataaaataaaataaaaaaaaggaaaataaaaaaaaataaaaataaaataaattaaaataaaataaaaaaaaataaaaataaaataaattaaaataaataaaaagataaataaatttaaatataattaaataaactaaaataaaaatgaaaatgaaacaaataaaataaaaaaaaataaaataaaaaaaaatttaaataaaaataaaacaaattaaaattaaataaaaattaatttaaaaaataaactaaaaacaattaaaaaaaatataacttaaaattcaaaaaaaataaaaaatatgtaaaaaataaaaagaaataaaaaaataaataaatattaaaatgatatacaacataaaaagaaatttaactaaatttaataatataaagtaaaaaaaaaaaataaataaagtaaataattaaatagttatGTAATTAAAAGTCATTCAGCTCAATTTGcttgttaattataatttaggattaataatattaataataataatttgaacaaTAGTAACTTAGATTCAGAGTATTCCAAATCCAACTTTCGAAGTAAATAGCTATGCTAATGCAATTTACATGGCGCCAATTTAATTGCAAGGTTTGAAAATGCTTTGcgaataaaattatgaaatataaaaaaaaaaatattttcttgtcAGTTTCTGTCAAACTTCGAACAATGGTCCGTCTAAAACTCTGTGTAGCAATTGTGTTGCTGTCTTTGGTAGAGCCGATGATCACTTTTAGCGTAACTGATGGTGTCTGTCCGACTAATATCACTTCTATTGGCAAATTCGATATGGAACGATATTTGGGcaaatggtatatatattcaatgtTTTCGCCATTTACGAAGCCAATGCCACATTGCAAATCAAATCAGTTTACAAAAGATAAACGTGGTCACTATTTTGTTACTTCTAAGCAACTCGAGTTTGAGTAAGTTATTTTGAAAAGCATCTTTTTTTTCACATTcccatatttaatttataaatcgAAAGCACGAAAACTGTAACGAAACACACAATGAAGATAAAGAGTGTAAATTCAAACCTCGGACAATACATCTTTAATCACAAACCGAGGAGTAAGTAATAATCATAACTTTTCCTAacacaatattaattttcttaattatttttcttagcATTTCCCAGGGGCGTTGAAatctatattttgaatacggattatacaaattatactaTTGAATATACGTGCATCAATTCGGATGGTGTTTTCAACATGCGTAAGTaaggaaattaatttattcaactgtcagctttattatcaataatttcAGAATGGGCTGTTATCGGCACTCGGAAGCGAGTGCCCACGGAATCCACACTATATATTGCAAGAAAGATGGCCAAACAATCTGGTTTAGCAATGAGTCGATTGATACCGGTTCAACAGGATTCTTGTCCCACAGATACTTAAGAAACCGCAGAATTTcgtataatttcaaataaatgtttttgttcttAGATAGACTCTACTTTTTATCAACTTGTAGCTAAAAATATTCTTCAGCAAGTTGTACCTAatatatgatattttatttgccacaGCTAAAGCGATGTTTTGGATATCAAAAccaaatagtttttatacccgctatccatagggtagaagggtattatagctttg comes from the Drosophila sulfurigaster albostrigata strain 15112-1811.04 chromosome 2L, ASM2355843v2, whole genome shotgun sequence genome and includes:
- the LOC133846298 gene encoding apolipoprotein D; translated protein: MVRLKLCVAIVLLSLVEPMITFSVTDGVCPTNITSIGKFDMERYLGKWYIYSMFSPFTKPMPHCKSNQFTKDKRGHYFVTSKQLEFDTKTVTKHTMKIKSVNSNLGQYIFNHKPRTFPRGVEIYILNTDYTNYTIEYTCINSDGVFNMQWAVIGTRKRVPTESTLYIARKMAKQSGLAMSRLIPVQQDSCPTDT